Proteins from a genomic interval of Medicago truncatula cultivar Jemalong A17 chromosome 3, MtrunA17r5.0-ANR, whole genome shotgun sequence:
- the LOC112420364 gene encoding putative nuclease HARBI1 isoform X1 has protein sequence MHSNEINGHSRKVKKRRCSFYKIYYAAAAIAIDYHMKYLLKQGNRFLYSHGWNWVRETLNTPGESYNMFRMESNAVLKLEKLLVSKGWLHPSNEMTSLEALTMFLWSCAHSETNRNVQNKFGKSGETVSRKFGEVLDSLCLLATEIVKPPDFNFVEIPSKIRDDNRYWPHFQGCIGAIDGTHIPAIVPTKEQIRYIGRKGFPTQNVMLVCNLDMLFTFVVVGWPGTAHDTRILSTTIEEMKDVFPHPPEGKYYLVDAGYPNMKGYLAPYKGERYHIPDFRAGSQAEGIHEVFNHAHSSLRNVIERTIGVWKKRWHILSDMRPFPLMKQQKIIVATTALHNFIRKCGIEDEEFNKCDHIPGYMIDHREERINHEDMDSFNPRRLQDGGYMDRARNRIVAGLVGNRNR, from the exons ATGCATTCTAATGAAATCAATGGGCATTcaagaaaagttaaaaaaagacGATGctcattttacaaaatatattacGCTGCTGCAGCAATTGCAATTGATTATCATATGAAGTATTTACTAAAGCAAGGTAACAGATTTCTTTATTCACATGGATGGAATTGGGTTCGAGAAACTCTTAACACTCCAGGCGAAAGTTataacatgtttaggatggaatCTAATGCTGTGCTgaaacttgaaaaattattagttAGTAAGGGATGGTTACATCCATCTAATGAAATGACATCGTTGGAGGCTTTGACTATGTTTCTTTGGAGTTGTGCACACAGTGAGACTAATCGAAATGTCCAAAATAAATTTGGAAAATCAGGAGAGACTGTAAGTAGGAAGTTTGGTGAAGTTCTGGATAGTTTATGTTTATTAGCTACCGAAATTGTCAAACCTCCTGATTTTAACTTTGTAGAAATTCCATCCAAAATTAGAGATGATAATAGGTATTGGCCTCATTTTCAAGGATGCATTGGAGCTATAGATGGAACTCATATTCCTGCCATTGTTCCTACTAAAGAACAAATTCGTTATATCGGCAGAAAAGGATTTCCAACACAAAATGTTATGTTAGTTTGCAACTTAGACATGTTATttacttttgttgttgttggctgGCCTGGTACTGCACATGATACACGTATTCTTTCAACTACGATTGAAGAAATGAAAGATGTGTTTCCTCATCCTCCTGAAG gaaaGTACTATCTAGTTGATGCTGGATATCCAAATATGAAAGGGTATCTAGCACCATACAAGGGTGAAAGGTATCACATTCCAGATTTTAGAGCAGGAAGTCAAGCAGAAGGCATACATGAAGTATTCAACCATGCACATTCTTCACTAAGAAATGTAATTGAGCGAACTATTGGGGTTTGGAAGAAAAGATGGCATATATTATCTGATATGAGACCATTTCcattgatgaaacaacaaaagatcaTAGTTGCAACAACGGCACTTCATAATTTTATTCGAAAGTGTGGtattgaagatgaagaatttaACAAATGTGACCATATTCCAGGATATATGATTGACcatagagaagaaagaatcaATCACGAAGACATGGATTCATTTAATCCAAGAAGACTACAAGATGGAGGCTATATGGACAGAGCTCGAAATCGAATAGTAGCCGGGTTGGTTGGAAATAGAAATCGTTAG
- the LOC112420364 gene encoding uncharacterized protein isoform X2 — MASKESLSNSSENLGKAKWDTFSTKMLLDICMVEIRKCGKPGIAFRNKKWEEIRDEYNKRANKNYTQKQLKNRMDTLRGEWTIWKQLLGKETGLGWNHQIGNIDADSAWWDAKIRENVKYAKFRFQGLEFRDELEFIFGEIVATSQCAWAPAMGVPLESIRKNTTADVAHEIIESDDELNIDELSPVENTQSKNKRKVSPNMDEKATKSKTKVGTAPAMRKTLERLVQVAENHNELEKAEIEATSHVNGKYSIPTCVSILKSAKEEGLLDGKQFSYALEMVKDEQNRVLLMTLKDSMKDLIEWVLYKYK; from the exons ATGGCTTCTAAAGAAAGCCTTTCAAATAGTTCTGAAAATTTAGGAAAAGCAAAGTGGGATACATTTAGTACCAAAATGTTACTTGACATTTGTATGGTTGAGATTCGTAAATGCGGAAAACCAGGTATTgcttttagaaataaaaaatgggaAGAAATACGTGACGAGTACAACAAGCGTGCTAATAAAAACTATACTCAAAAACAGCTGAAGAATAGGATGGACACTTTAAGAGGTGAGTGGACTATATGGAAACAATTACTAGGAAAAGAAACTGGTTTAGGATGGAATCATCAGATAGGAAATATTGATGCTGATTCTGCTTGGTGGGATGCTAAGATAAGG GAGAATGTGAAATATGCAAAATTTCGATTTCAAGGTTTGGAATTTCGTGATGAATTGGAATTCATATTTGGAGAGATTGTGGCAACTAGTCAATGTGCATGGGCACCAGCTATGGGTGTGCCATTAGAGTCTATTAGAAAAAATACTACTGCAGATGTGGCTCATGAAATTATTGAATCTGATGATGAACTCAACATTGATGAGTTAAGCCCTGTGGAAAACActcaatcaaaaaataaaagaaaggttTCACCAAATATGGATGAGAAAGCAACAAAGAGTAAGACAAAGGTTGGGACTGCACCAGCTATGAGAAAAACATTAGAACGATTAGTCCAAGTAGCAGAAAATCATAATGAACTTGAAAAGGCTGAAATTGAAGCAACATCTCATGTCAATGGAAAATATTCTATTCCAACATGtgtttcaatattaaaaagtgCAAAGGAAGAAGGACTTTTGGATGGGAAACAATTTAGTTATGCTTTAGAAATGGTTAAGGATGAGCAAAACAGAGTCTTACTAATGACCCTGAAAGATTCCATGAAGGATTTGATAGAGTGGGTTCTATACAAGTATAAGTGA